Part of the Streptomyces sp. NBC_00457 genome, GCACGGCTTCGGCTCATCGCTGGACGGCTACGGACCGCTGGCCGACTTCTGGGCCGCTCACGGATTCGTCGTCATCCAGCCCACGCATCTCGACTCCAGGACCCTGGCCCTTCCCCCGGACGATCCCCGCACACCACGGATCTGGCGTTACCGAGTCGAGGACATGAAGCGCATCCTCGACCACCTTGATCTCCTGGAAGCCGCCGTGCCGGGCCTCAGCGGCCGCCTGGACCGAAGCCGTATCGCCGCAGCCGGCCACTCCTTCGGCGGCCAGACCGCCGGCAATCTGCTGGGCCTGCGAGTCCTCGATGAGCAGAACAAGAAGGGAGAGGACCTTTCCGACTCGCGCATCAAAGCGGGCGTACTGCTCGCCACGGCCGGACAGGGCGGCGCCGACCTGACACCGTTCGCGGCCGAGCACTTCCCGTTCATGAACCCGAGTTTCGCGGACATGACCACGCCGACCCTCGTGGTCGCGGGGGATCAGGACGACTCGCCGCTGACCGTTCGGGGGCCGGACTGGTGCGCCGACCCCTATTTCTTGAGTCCCGGCAGCAAGAGCCTGCTCACCGTGTTCG contains:
- a CDS encoding alpha/beta hydrolase family protein; translated protein: MSAPTPIVSVKPIPLPAPGRGYDLHVRVSAPTAGHELPLIVFSHGFGSSLDGYGPLADFWAAHGFVVIQPTHLDSRTLALPPDDPRTPRIWRYRVEDMKRILDHLDLLEAAVPGLSGRLDRSRIAAAGHSFGGQTAGNLLGLRVLDEQNKKGEDLSDSRIKAGVLLATAGQGGADLTPFAAEHFPFMNPSFADMTTPTLVVAGDQDDSPLTVRGPDWCADPYFLSPGSKSLLTVFGAEHSLGGIPGYEAKETTDENPQRVALIQRLTWAYLRSALDPQDPSWPAARTALTASGNPLGRIESK